From Butyricimonas paravirosa, one genomic window encodes:
- a CDS encoding DUF4843 domain-containing protein produces MTTKYLIYTGIFLLFGACSNKAIYYNPDQKRSIYFNWDLSKYVSNVAPDTVFFSFAIYEEKEVEYRIPVKSMGMSVDEDQYFELEVVEDSTTAEFGKHYEFGTLIIPKNEVEGVLSLKLKRTEDLMNHPVLLYLKFRENDYFRPMEGDHYCLSIMDGKLAQPTWWASYYLGEYNNNH; encoded by the coding sequence ATGACGACAAAGTATTTGATATATACAGGAATATTCCTTCTGTTTGGGGCTTGTTCGAACAAGGCTATCTATTACAATCCGGACCAGAAGAGAAGTATCTATTTTAATTGGGATCTTAGTAAATATGTTTCTAACGTGGCTCCCGATACGGTATTTTTCAGTTTCGCAATTTATGAAGAGAAAGAGGTGGAGTATCGTATTCCGGTGAAGAGTATGGGAATGTCTGTTGATGAGGATCAATATTTTGAGTTGGAAGTCGTGGAGGATTCAACCACGGCGGAATTCGGTAAACATTATGAGTTTGGTACTTTGATCATTCCTAAAAATGAAGTGGAAGGCGTGTTGTCCTTGAAGTTGAAACGGACGGAGGACCTGATGAATCATCCTGTTCTTCTTTATTTGAAGTTTCGGGAGAACGACTATTTTAGACCGATGGAAGGGGATCATTATTGCCTTTCCATTATGGATGGGAAACTAGCGCAGCCAACTTGGTGGGCCAGTTATTACCTAGGAGAATATAACAATAATCATTAG
- a CDS encoding RagB/SusD family nutrient uptake outer membrane protein, translating to MMKRILLACISLFFLGCGNFLDINPESEVVNDDMFSTAEGVEDALYGVYMSMVKEDMYGGDMSVLIPELLGQNFVTDDGYLIFVSRLDLENADTRKTVRTIWSASYLVISYLNNIIENLDGKNVKDFKYYNLYRGEALGLRAAIHFDLLRFFAVHVNSKNASAKAEAIPYVTKYTFKVTPFSSVEEVYEKIIADLKEAETCLAEDETLMPKIRKGGEKGFTGARELHFNLYAAQAMLARVYWMKGDLENAKKYANKVIQSEKFQFVNQEDLSTFMKRRISLSETIWGLYTTNISSYLYDRHAAKTIMILHNDWKLLYKNTEGPEPGEDKRLSAWFLSKENTGNSKDICAKIMDESNDASEYSGGAYLGFSMIRIPEMYYIMAEALLEEGNEEHARDYLDAVVSARGMVKFADRDTGKDITLDDIMNERRKELFGEGQWWFCLKRLNRDVYVHALDATLKGSDRIYTLPIPTEELDPR from the coding sequence ATGATGAAAAGAATATTATTGGCGTGTATCTCTTTATTTTTCTTGGGATGTGGGAATTTCTTGGATATAAATCCCGAATCGGAGGTAGTGAACGATGATATGTTCAGTACGGCGGAAGGTGTGGAGGATGCGTTGTATGGGGTGTATATGTCGATGGTGAAGGAGGATATGTATGGTGGGGATATGTCTGTGTTGATACCGGAGTTGTTGGGGCAAAATTTTGTTACGGATGATGGGTATTTAATCTTTGTGTCTCGATTAGATTTAGAGAATGCGGATACTCGAAAGACTGTTAGAACTATATGGAGTGCTAGTTATCTCGTAATTAGTTATCTAAATAACATTATAGAAAATTTGGATGGAAAGAATGTAAAAGATTTTAAATATTACAATTTATATCGTGGAGAAGCTTTAGGTTTACGGGCGGCAATTCATTTTGATTTATTGCGATTCTTTGCTGTTCACGTAAACTCGAAGAACGCAAGCGCAAAAGCAGAGGCTATTCCTTATGTAACGAAGTATACTTTTAAAGTAACTCCTTTTTCATCAGTGGAAGAAGTGTATGAGAAAATCATTGCAGATCTAAAAGAGGCAGAAACTTGTTTGGCTGAAGATGAGACTTTGATGCCGAAAATTCGTAAAGGTGGAGAAAAGGGATTTACGGGAGCGAGAGAGTTACATTTTAATTTATATGCAGCGCAAGCAATGTTAGCCAGAGTGTATTGGATGAAAGGGGATTTGGAAAACGCAAAAAAGTATGCGAATAAGGTAATTCAATCGGAAAAGTTCCAATTTGTGAATCAAGAGGATTTATCGACATTTATGAAGAGACGAATTTCTTTGTCCGAGACGATTTGGGGATTATATACGACAAATATTAGTTCGTATTTGTATGATAGACATGCTGCGAAAACTATAATGATTCTTCATAATGACTGGAAGTTATTATATAAAAATACAGAAGGACCGGAACCGGGGGAAGATAAACGATTATCTGCTTGGTTTCTTTCTAAAGAAAATACAGGAAATTCAAAAGATATTTGTGCTAAAATTATGGATGAATCAAATGATGCCTCTGAATATTCCGGAGGAGCATATCTTGGTTTTAGTATGATTCGTATTCCGGAAATGTATTATATTATGGCTGAGGCCTTATTGGAGGAAGGAAATGAAGAACATGCAAGAGATTATTTGGATGCCGTGGTGTCGGCTAGAGGCATGGTGAAATTTGCGGATCGAGATACGGGTAAAGATATTACTTTGGATGATATTATGAACGAACGGAGAAAAGAGTTATTTGGAGAAGGGCAATGGTGGTTTTGTTTAAAAAGGTTGAATCGGGATGTCTATGTTCATGCATTAGATGCAACTTTAAAAGGGAGTGATAGAATTTATACCTTGCCTATACCCACGGAAGAACTTGATCCTCGTTAA
- a CDS encoding SusC/RagA family TonB-linked outer membrane protein: protein MRVDLVLKFDGNLCGVVKWILLFCCVCFPEIPVAGESRSSLIVITGEVKDADGEPLPGVTVVLKGTSLGCATGTDGKFRLEIPEQKEMVLLFRFVGMKNQEVKVTGARHIRVTMVKDMKELDDVIVTGYYTQAKNAFTGEITRIKGEDLLRVSPTNLLQALSILTPGLRIVENNEAGADPNVVPEILIRGASSIMTKGQEGVNAPLIMLDGVEISVEDLYDLDIYDIEQVLVLKDASAAVLYGEKAANGVILVERVRGKSDKPRFSYNFTPMFSFPDLTSLRLCDAEEKLELERLAGLYDRVDGSLDPAYDYKLENIRRGVNTDWTTKPLRNAFTHSHSATMTGRGGGIEYKVTGRLSNTYGVMKGDYRRNYGVNVSLSYRFARDVVATYQLAYTMTEGKNSPYGSFAQYTKLNPYNPVYDEDGEYIRNYYFDPVNRTMERQVNPLYNATLASFSKSQNKAVTNYLSLRWDMNETLFITGNVSVRQGDTWNKVYVSPEDASFTLQEIPQNKKGTYTAYSTETTNWAGKLVLNYRLPLNDAGTTVLSLSAGTDIGKDKSSSMQVKAEGFMKDKMTDIKFASQYATTRPVGGEKESAEVGFFVNGSLDLLGRYFVNASYKTAGSSKFGSKHRFAPVWSAGIGWNLHKEGFMNFDWLNILRLRFSVGSTANVTFTPYQALTTYLYDSDLIHYGGMGAVPITMGNPDMKWQVTRKYNWGLTATFWKERVNVEASYYVNKTKDALMPLTLPSSVGVSSVLVNMGKLQNSGYEFSISAQVVKRNNLLWMVMVNGSHVFDKLTSISDALKAENMAAYYGVKPQPMFVEGGSQFGIYAMRSAGIDPASGQEVYIKKNGNYTFTYDKNERVEVGNTNPMLEGSLFTSLSYRGFTLNVTAAYKFGGDIYNTTLANKVEYIDPYGNVDRRAFTERWKKPGDLVRFLGIPENVSDENRYSERFVERDNTFAITSIMLNYEFKPGYLRKIGIKRLNLGIGVADIARFSSVKQERGTEYPFQRSFHITFRPTF from the coding sequence ATGAGAGTAGACTTGGTATTGAAGTTTGACGGCAACTTATGTGGTGTTGTGAAATGGATTCTGTTGTTCTGCTGTGTATGTTTTCCGGAAATCCCCGTGGCGGGTGAATCACGTTCTTCCTTGATCGTGATCACGGGAGAGGTGAAGGATGCAGATGGCGAACCACTTCCGGGCGTGACGGTTGTCCTGAAAGGGACTTCTTTGGGATGCGCCACGGGTACGGACGGGAAGTTCCGATTGGAAATTCCAGAACAAAAGGAGATGGTGTTACTTTTCCGGTTTGTCGGGATGAAGAATCAGGAAGTCAAGGTTACCGGTGCCCGGCATATCCGGGTGACGATGGTGAAGGATATGAAGGAGTTGGATGATGTGATCGTGACGGGGTATTACACGCAGGCGAAGAATGCTTTTACCGGGGAGATTACCCGGATCAAAGGGGAGGATTTATTACGGGTGTCCCCGACGAACCTGTTACAAGCGTTGTCAATCTTGACACCGGGATTGAGGATTGTAGAGAATAACGAGGCGGGGGCTGACCCGAATGTCGTGCCTGAGATTCTGATTCGCGGGGCGAGTTCAATCATGACAAAGGGACAGGAAGGGGTGAACGCTCCCTTGATTATGCTGGACGGGGTGGAGATTTCCGTGGAGGATTTGTATGATCTGGATATTTACGATATAGAACAGGTACTGGTGTTGAAGGATGCATCCGCGGCGGTACTTTACGGGGAGAAAGCTGCAAACGGTGTGATTCTGGTGGAACGGGTGCGGGGAAAGTCGGATAAGCCGAGATTCAGTTATAATTTCACGCCAATGTTCAGTTTTCCTGACCTGACCTCTCTTCGCTTGTGTGATGCGGAGGAAAAGTTGGAACTGGAGCGTTTGGCGGGATTGTATGACCGGGTAGATGGTAGTCTTGACCCAGCTTATGATTACAAGCTGGAGAATATCCGCCGGGGTGTCAACACGGATTGGACGACGAAACCTCTGCGGAATGCTTTCACGCATAGTCATTCTGCCACGATGACCGGGCGGGGTGGTGGAATCGAGTACAAGGTAACGGGACGGTTGTCGAATACATACGGGGTGATGAAAGGTGATTATCGCCGGAATTACGGGGTAAATGTTTCTTTGTCGTACCGGTTTGCCCGGGATGTGGTGGCCACTTACCAGTTGGCTTATACCATGACCGAGGGAAAGAATAGTCCTTACGGGAGTTTCGCGCAGTACACGAAGTTGAACCCGTACAACCCGGTATATGACGAGGACGGGGAGTATATACGGAATTATTATTTCGATCCGGTAAACCGGACAATGGAACGGCAAGTCAATCCACTGTATAATGCCACGCTGGCGAGCTTTTCGAAGAGTCAGAATAAAGCGGTCACGAATTATTTGTCGTTACGCTGGGATATGAACGAGACCTTGTTTATCACGGGAAACGTGAGTGTGCGACAGGGTGACACGTGGAATAAGGTGTATGTTTCCCCGGAGGATGCGAGTTTCACCTTGCAGGAGATTCCTCAAAACAAGAAAGGGACTTACACGGCATATTCAACCGAGACGACGAATTGGGCGGGGAAATTGGTACTTAATTATCGTTTACCGCTGAATGATGCCGGGACTACGGTCCTTTCCTTGAGTGCGGGTACGGACATCGGGAAGGACAAGTCTTCTTCGATGCAGGTGAAGGCGGAAGGGTTTATGAAGGACAAGATGACGGATATTAAATTTGCCTCGCAGTACGCGACTACGCGTCCCGTGGGTGGCGAGAAGGAATCGGCAGAGGTGGGGTTTTTTGTGAACGGTAGTCTTGATTTGCTGGGACGATATTTTGTCAATGCTTCCTACAAGACGGCAGGTTCATCGAAGTTTGGCAGTAAACATCGTTTTGCCCCGGTATGGTCGGCGGGAATCGGTTGGAATCTGCATAAAGAAGGATTCATGAATTTCGATTGGTTGAATATTTTACGTCTTCGGTTTAGCGTGGGTTCAACGGCTAACGTGACATTCACGCCTTATCAGGCTTTGACCACTTATCTTTATGATTCCGACTTAATTCATTATGGCGGGATGGGTGCGGTTCCGATCACTATGGGGAACCCCGATATGAAATGGCAGGTTACCCGAAAGTATAATTGGGGATTGACGGCTACTTTCTGGAAAGAACGGGTGAACGTGGAGGCTAGTTACTACGTGAACAAAACGAAGGATGCCCTGATGCCTTTGACCTTGCCGTCTTCTGTCGGTGTTTCTTCAGTGTTGGTGAATATGGGTAAGTTACAGAATTCGGGCTACGAGTTTTCCATTTCTGCACAAGTGGTCAAGCGAAATAACCTGCTTTGGATGGTGATGGTAAACGGATCGCACGTGTTTGATAAGCTGACGAGTATCTCGGATGCGTTGAAGGCGGAGAACATGGCGGCTTATTATGGCGTGAAACCTCAGCCGATGTTCGTGGAAGGGGGATCTCAGTTCGGTATATATGCCATGCGTTCCGCGGGAATTGATCCGGCTTCCGGGCAGGAGGTGTATATCAAGAAGAACGGGAATTACACGTTTACTTACGATAAGAACGAGCGAGTGGAGGTTGGGAACACGAATCCAATGCTGGAGGGGAGTCTTTTCACGAGCTTGTCGTACCGGGGATTCACGTTGAATGTCACCGCGGCGTACAAGTTTGGCGGTGATATTTACAACACGACTTTGGCGAATAAAGTGGAGTATATTGATCCCTACGGGAATGTGGATCGTCGGGCTTTTACCGAACGGTGGAAGAAACCGGGAGACTTGGTGCGTTTCTTGGGGATTCCGGAGAACGTGAGCGATGAAAATCGGTATTCCGAGCGTTTCGTGGAACGGGATAACACGTTCGCGATAACGAGTATCATGTTGAATTACGAGTTTAAACCCGGTTATTTGCGCAAGATCGGGATTAAGAGACTGAATCTAGGCATAGGCGTTGCCGATATTGCCCGGTTCTCTTCCGTGAAACAGGAACGAGGTACGGAATATCCTTTTCAACGGAGTTTCCATATCACGTTTAGACCGACATTTTGA